In a single window of the Drosophila albomicans strain 15112-1751.03 chromosome 3, ASM965048v2, whole genome shotgun sequence genome:
- the LOC117567762 gene encoding small nuclear ribonucleoprotein Sm D3, whose protein sequence is MSIGVPIKVLHEAEGHIITCETITGEVYRGKLIEAEDNMNCQMTQITVTYRDGRTANLENVYIRGSKIRFLILPDMLKNAPMFKKQTGKGLGGTAGRGKAAILRAQARGRGRGTGPPGGGRGGGGPPGAPGGGGRGAWQGGPTGGRGRGGL, encoded by the exons atgtcGATTGGCGTACCAATTAAAGTTTTGCATGAAGCAGAGGGCCACATTATTACTTGTGAGACAATTACCGGCGAAGTGTATCGCGGCAAACTCATCGAAGCGGAGGACAACATGAATTGCCAAATGACACAGATAACCGTTACCTATAGGGACGGACGCACCGCCAATTTGGAGAATGTATATATTCGCGGATCAAAGATACGTTTTCTCATACTGCCCGACATGTTAAAGAATGCCCCCATGTTTAAAAAGCAGACGGGCAAGGGATTGGGTGGAACAGCGGGTCGCGGCAAAGCAGCGATACTTCGAGCACAGG CGCGAGGTCGTGGCAGAGGAACTGGACCTCCGGGTGGTGGACGAGGAGGTGGTGGTCCACCGGGAGCACCAGGTGGCGGCGGACGAGGTGCCTGGCAGGGCGGCCCCACAGGCGGACGTGGACGCGGCGGCTTGTAA
- the LOC117569441 gene encoding uncharacterized protein LOC117569441 codes for MAKLLIVSLCLSVFVLMLTPANAAPSESLSAEVEGDDLSTADSIGYGYYVPSVSSYYSPYYGGSSYYKYGGYSGYGYGGYRGYGRYYRRPIYPVWG; via the exons ATGGCAAAG CTATTGATAGTTAGTCTGTGCTtgagtgtttttgttttgatgctGACTCCAGCCAATGCGGCACCTTCAGAG AGTTTGTCAGCCGAAGTTGAGGGCGACGACCTCTCCACAGCAGACAGTATTGGCTATGGATACTATGTACCCTCGGTTTCCTCCTATTACAGTCCCTATTACGGCGGCAGCAGTTACTATAAATACGGCGGATACAGTGGATATGGATATGGTGGCTACCGAGGCTACGGACGCTACTATCGTCGTCCCATTTATCCAGTTTGGGGTTAA
- the LOC117571071 gene encoding histidine-rich glycoprotein-like: MSKTVFIIATILISVALLTQAAEDSHRPHKHHKRQHSQTVGQHNSHLPEHAKHHLHDLVKEKSNHGPVPVPMAPHHSKANRHGRHHKDGQRKSQKGSRSTKGHQQQVKDAIHKVHQAHGTHTRKHGHGRSHH; this comes from the exons ATGTCTAAAACG GTGTTTATCATTGCAACTATTCTGATTTCCGTTGCGCTGTTGACGCAGGCAGCTGAAGACAGCCATCGGCCACACAAACACCACAAACGTCAGCATTCCCAGACAGTGGGTCAGCACAATTCCCATCTGCCGGAGCATGCCAAGCACCATCTGCACGATCTAGTTAAAGAGAAATCGAATCATGGCCCGGTTCCTGTGCCAATGGCACCACATCACTCCAAGGCGAATCGCCATGGAAGACACCACAAGGATGGTCAGAGGAAGTCACAGAAGGGTTCGAGGTCAACAAAGGGACATCAACAGCAGGTGAAGGATGCCATCCATAAAGTGCATCAAGCCCATGGAACACACACAAGGAAACATGGTCACGGCAGATCGCACCATTAG
- the LOC117567761 gene encoding LOW QUALITY PROTEIN: ornithine decarboxylase antizyme (The sequence of the model RefSeq protein was modified relative to this genomic sequence to represent the inferred CDS: deleted 1 base in 1 codon): protein MQQQEELQPASANSEDQVGDPILSSGFVRRDFNDSGVAGCAAADGKLRTISTSSCATNMSTESYRISLGVGPLWWSDVPVHHRTDHDRASLLTGYSRKSSVDSAGGSLFEASSRASSSSSSSDISDTESHDIHSLCSEDDCQEVLRQILQHDHPVQISIKLHVTEDQSTNWMTILNPTNNILYVAFPTELPPAGSKDTFISLLEFAEDKLEVDGIVMVMRKDQIDCGRLIEAFLFMGFEPLSRKSPKAPPAAVNDNDNYYFLYTIEE, encoded by the exons atgcagcaacaagaagaatTGCAACCAGCGTCAGCTAATTCAGAGGATCAAGTTGG CGACCCAATTTTAAGTAGTGGCTTCGTTAGAAGAGACTTTAATGATAGCGGAGTTGCTggatgtgctgctgctgatggcaAGCTCCGTACCATCTCGACTTCGTCTTGCGCCACGAACATGTCGACTGAATCCTACCGCATCTCTCTCGGCGTAGGGCCTCTGTGGTGGTCC GATGTCCCTGTCCACCACAGAACAGATCACGATAGGGCATCGCTCTTGACGG GCTACAGCCGGAAGTCTTCGGTCGACTCGGCTGGCGGCAGCTTGTTTGAGGCCAGCTCTCGGGCATCGTCATCCTCTTCGTCGTCGGATATCTCTGACACGGAGTCGCACGACATTCATTCGTTGTGCTCGGAGGACGACTGCCAGGAGGTGTTGCGTCAGATCTTGCAGCATGACCATCCGGTGCAAATTTCCATCAAGTTGCACGTCACTGAAGACCAGTCCACCAATTGGATGACGATTTTGAACCCGACCAATAACATCTTGTATGTCGCATTCCCAACTGAATTGCCCCCAGCTGGCTCCAAGGATACGTTCATCTCGCTCTTGGAGTTCGCCGAGGACAAATTGGAGGTGGACGGTATTGTAATGGTTATGCGCAAAGATCAAATCGATTGCGGTCGTTTGATTGAGGCATTCCTATTCATGGGCTTCGAACCACTTTCGAGAAAGTCACCCAAGGCACCACCAGCAGCCGTCAATGATAACGATAACTACTATTTCCTTTATACCATCGAGGAGTAG